A genomic stretch from Desulfatitalea tepidiphila includes:
- a CDS encoding DUF134 domain-containing protein has product MPRPRKCRRVGREPVHTFYKPQGVPLEGLTGLNLSIEGLEAIRLADAEEMDHLEAAERMGVSRPTFSRILAEARRVVARALSNGWAIHIDGGSYRVVGQEGQAHRPGPMGGGHGRGRRMREF; this is encoded by the coding sequence ATGCCGAGACCCAGAAAATGCCGCCGTGTGGGACGTGAACCCGTGCACACCTTTTATAAACCCCAAGGTGTGCCGCTGGAGGGGTTGACCGGCCTAAATCTCTCCATAGAGGGGCTGGAGGCGATTCGCCTGGCGGATGCCGAAGAGATGGACCATCTGGAGGCGGCCGAACGCATGGGCGTTTCCAGGCCAACCTTTTCCCGGATCCTGGCCGAAGCGCGTCGTGTCGTGGCCCGGGCATTGAGCAACGGATGGGCCATTCACATCGACGGGGGCAGTTACCGGGTGGTCGGCCAGGAAGGTCAGGCGCATCGGCCCGGCCCCATGGGGGGCGGCCACGGCCGTGGAAGACGAATGAGAGAGTTTTAA
- a CDS encoding nucleotide-binding protein: MKIAIASGKGGTGKTMVTASLSASWGRPVVAVDLDVEEPNLHLFLKPDITGSRDALMEVPQVDTSKCDYCRKCAEFCEYKAISVLGDVIMIFPEMCHGCGGCLALCPTGALTPAHRKLGEVSWGTSGENRFLMGRLRVGEAMSPPLIHQVMTELKRPEVSADLTDVLIDAPPGVSCPAISAVIDSDFVVLVTEPTPFGVFDLRLAHQAFTTLGKPMGVVVNRAGVGNDEVYRFCSQAGLSILAEIPYDRAIAEAYAAGNVIARTSASMTALFQRLAETIRQAAAPAKEARHA; the protein is encoded by the coding sequence ATGAAAATTGCGATCGCCAGTGGCAAAGGCGGGACCGGAAAAACCATGGTGACCGCGTCCCTGTCCGCCAGCTGGGGCAGGCCGGTGGTGGCCGTGGACCTGGACGTGGAAGAACCCAATCTGCACCTGTTTTTAAAACCCGACATCACCGGCAGTCGGGATGCATTGATGGAGGTGCCCCAAGTCGACACGTCCAAGTGCGACTATTGCCGGAAATGTGCCGAATTTTGTGAGTACAAGGCCATATCGGTGCTGGGCGACGTGATCATGATCTTTCCGGAGATGTGTCATGGTTGCGGGGGATGCCTGGCGCTATGCCCGACCGGCGCCCTGACGCCGGCCCATCGGAAATTGGGGGAGGTTTCCTGGGGAACGTCCGGAGAGAACAGGTTTCTCATGGGCCGTTTGCGCGTGGGTGAAGCGATGAGCCCACCGCTCATTCATCAGGTGATGACGGAGTTGAAACGACCGGAGGTCTCCGCGGATCTCACCGATGTGTTGATCGATGCCCCACCGGGTGTCAGCTGTCCGGCCATCAGCGCGGTGATCGACAGCGATTTCGTCGTCCTGGTCACCGAGCCGACCCCTTTCGGGGTCTTCGATCTGCGCCTGGCCCACCAGGCGTTCACCACATTGGGCAAACCCATGGGGGTGGTGGTCAATCGTGCCGGCGTGGGAAATGATGAGGTCTACCGGTTCTGTTCCCAGGCGGGTTTGTCGATCCTGGCCGAAATCCCCTATGACCGGGCCATTGCGGAGGCCTATGCCGCGGGTAACGTCATCGCCCGCACCTCGGCATCGATGACGGCCCTGTTCCAGCGCCTTGCCGAAACCATTCGCCAAGCGGCTGCACCGGCAAAGGAGGCCCGTCATGCATGA
- a CDS encoding Fur family transcriptional regulator: protein MTDHDTRFRSIIEKLKGSNHKLTPQRLAIARLLAMSEGHPSVEGIFEQLRDEFPTMSLATVYRNVMLIKSLGEVLELGFADGSNRYDGNKPYPHPHLICVRCKTIVDPDLESLRDMSKEVETETGFKILTHRLDFFGLCANCRPIE from the coding sequence ATGACCGACCATGACACGAGGTTTCGTTCCATTATCGAAAAGTTAAAGGGCAGCAACCACAAGTTGACGCCTCAGCGCCTGGCCATTGCCAGGTTGCTGGCGATGAGCGAGGGTCATCCGTCGGTCGAGGGTATTTTCGAACAGTTGCGGGACGAATTTCCGACCATGAGCCTCGCCACGGTGTACCGCAACGTGATGCTCATCAAGTCGTTGGGCGAAGTTCTGGAACTGGGATTTGCCGACGGCAGCAACCGTTATGATGGCAACAAGCCTTACCCACACCCTCACCTGATTTGCGTGAGGTGTAAAACCATCGTGGATCCGGATCTCGAGAGCCTCAGGGACATGTCCAAGGAGGTCGAGACAGAGACCGGGTTTAAAATATTGACCCATCGGCTCGATTTTTTCGGCCTTTGCGCCAATTGCAGGCCAATAGAATAG
- a CDS encoding thioesterase family protein, with the protein MKETLKPGLAHEFRFRLTEAKTVPALYPEAAEFQVMPKVFATGYMVGFIEWTCVQTINPHIDWPDEQSVGTHINVAHVAATPPGMEVRAQVKVIEVDGRRVVFEVAAFDESGLIGKGFHERMIIDAKRFNRKIEEKAKSIDG; encoded by the coding sequence ATGAAAGAGACGCTAAAACCGGGCCTTGCACATGAATTCCGTTTTCGTCTGACCGAGGCCAAAACCGTACCGGCCCTTTATCCGGAGGCAGCCGAATTCCAGGTCATGCCAAAGGTGTTTGCTACCGGCTATATGGTGGGTTTCATCGAATGGACGTGCGTCCAGACGATTAATCCCCACATCGACTGGCCCGACGAGCAGAGCGTCGGCACGCACATCAATGTGGCCCATGTTGCGGCCACGCCACCCGGGATGGAGGTGCGTGCGCAGGTCAAGGTCATCGAGGTGGACGGCCGCAGAGTGGTCTTTGAGGTGGCGGCCTTCGATGAATCGGGTCTCATCGGCAAGGGGTTTCACGAACGCATGATCATCGATGCAAAGAGATTCAATCGAAAGATCGAAGAAAAGGCGAAGTCCATCGATGGATAA
- a CDS encoding YbhB/YbcL family Raf kinase inhibitor-like protein, whose translation MVQLTSPSFGHLQSIPKKFTCDGDDLSPELRWSGLPEGTKSLALVVDDPDAPDPAKPKMTWVHWVLYNIPPTADRLPEGVSSDALPAGTLQGLNDWKRTGYGGPCPPIGQHRYFHKLYALDVVLDDLKRPAKAALEKAMSGHILSQAELIGMYQRK comes from the coding sequence ATGGTTCAGCTCACATCTCCGAGCTTTGGGCATCTGCAGTCGATACCCAAAAAGTTCACCTGCGATGGCGACGATCTTTCCCCGGAGTTGAGATGGTCCGGACTGCCCGAGGGGACGAAAAGCCTGGCATTGGTCGTCGACGATCCGGATGCGCCCGACCCGGCCAAGCCAAAAATGACCTGGGTGCACTGGGTGCTTTACAACATACCGCCCACGGCGGATCGTTTGCCGGAGGGGGTTTCGAGCGATGCCCTGCCCGCCGGCACGCTGCAGGGGCTAAACGACTGGAAACGCACCGGATACGGCGGCCCCTGTCCGCCGATCGGCCAGCACCGCTATTTCCATAAGCTGTACGCCTTGGACGTCGTCCTCGATGATTTGAAGCGCCCGGCCAAGGCCGCATTGGAGAAAGCCATGTCCGGCCATATTCTTTCCCAAGCCGAATTGATCGGCATGTACCAGCGAAAGTAG
- a CDS encoding ATP-binding protein, translating to MHEILIISGKGGTGKTSVTAAFAHICEKAVICDLDVDAPDLHLILQPEPRQTTAFISGFEPRVAAEKCTSCGTCEQMCRFGAIKVGDEGAVVDPIRCEGCGVCVYFCPEKAIDFLPKHCGDWSISDTRFGTMAHAQLFPGEENSGKLVALLRTKARELAASEGASLILADGPPGIGCPVISALSGTNLAVMVTEPTPSGIHDLERVVELCDYFKIPTSVIINKCDLNKTIAGDIRTFCDKRGICLLGELPHDSDFVNAMVQARAITEFSQGPTSRKLREAWQKLLQQAAELKAA from the coding sequence ATGCATGAGATTCTGATCATCAGCGGCAAGGGCGGAACCGGCAAGACATCGGTGACGGCGGCCTTTGCCCATATCTGTGAAAAGGCCGTCATTTGCGACCTGGATGTGGATGCCCCTGATTTGCATTTGATACTGCAACCCGAGCCGAGGCAGACCACTGCGTTCATATCGGGTTTTGAACCCAGGGTTGCCGCTGAGAAGTGTACATCGTGTGGGACCTGCGAGCAGATGTGCCGCTTCGGCGCCATTAAAGTGGGCGACGAAGGTGCCGTGGTGGATCCCATCCGCTGTGAAGGTTGCGGTGTCTGCGTCTATTTTTGCCCTGAAAAGGCGATCGATTTCCTACCCAAGCACTGCGGTGACTGGTCGATTTCCGATACCCGGTTCGGTACCATGGCCCATGCCCAGCTCTTTCCGGGTGAGGAGAATTCTGGAAAACTGGTCGCGCTCCTGCGTACCAAGGCCAGGGAGCTGGCCGCATCCGAAGGCGCCTCTCTGATCCTTGCCGACGGCCCTCCGGGTATCGGCTGCCCGGTCATCAGCGCGCTTTCAGGTACCAACCTGGCGGTGATGGTGACCGAGCCGACCCCATCCGGGATTCACGACTTGGAACGCGTGGTGGAATTGTGTGACTATTTTAAAATACCCACGTCGGTCATCATCAACAAATGCGATCTGAATAAAACCATTGCTGGCGATATCCGTACCTTTTGTGATAAGAGGGGCATTTGCCTTTTGGGCGAGTTGCCCCACGATTCGGATTTCGTCAATGCCATGGTTCAGGCGCGCGCCATTACCGAATTTTCCCAAGGCCCGACCTCTCGGAAGCTTCGCGAGGCGTGGCAGAAATTGCTTCAACAAGCGGCTGAATTGAAAGCCGCATGA
- a CDS encoding hybrid sensor histidine kinase/response regulator, whose translation MQRRIDPGSAPNAYEFKARTRTGEARDFFMSVAMIPETRESVASLIDMTDRNKAQDALRQSEERFRDLARLLPETVFETDVDGRFTFVNEISLERFGYTLEDVEQGITVMDVIAPEDHQRALASYMRVMQGERLGLSEYTARKKDGTKFPALIHSTPIYRDGQFTGLRGFLIDVTEKKNLEEQLWRSQKLEAVGTLAGGIAHDFNNLLMGILGNITLMLMNLSASHPFHDRLKNMEAYVQRGSDLTRQLLGFARGGKYEVKCTDLGTFLLNSAQMFGRTKKEIRIHHKVDDHLWPAEVDRGQMEQVMLNLFVNAWQAMPGGGDMYLSVENVVLRQDEVSPYDLNPGPFVKITVTDTGVGMDEATKARIFEPFFSTKQRGRGTGLGLASVYGIIKNHGGFILVESEKGVGTSFMVYLPASTKSVEQERPAAEQIEKGMETILLIDDEEMILDIGTQMLEGLGYKVITATGGKQGLEVFDRNEGAVDLVILDMIMPDLGGRDTFSALRSRASNVKVLLSSGYSLDGQAEEILAQGCKGFIQKPFTISELSKKVREILEEN comes from the coding sequence CTGCAGCGCCGGATCGATCCCGGTTCGGCGCCAAATGCCTACGAATTCAAGGCAAGGACCCGCACGGGCGAGGCGCGCGACTTTTTCATGAGTGTGGCCATGATCCCTGAAACACGGGAAAGTGTCGCATCGCTCATCGACATGACCGATCGCAACAAGGCCCAGGACGCCCTCAGGCAGAGCGAAGAGCGCTTCCGGGATCTGGCCAGGCTGCTTCCCGAGACGGTCTTCGAAACCGATGTCGACGGTCGATTTACCTTCGTCAACGAAATCTCCCTGGAGCGCTTCGGATACACGCTGGAGGACGTGGAACAGGGCATCACGGTCATGGATGTCATCGCGCCCGAGGACCACCAACGGGCGCTGGCCAGCTACATGCGCGTCATGCAGGGCGAACGCCTCGGCCTCAGCGAGTACACTGCACGCAAAAAAGACGGCACCAAATTTCCGGCCCTGATTCATTCGACCCCCATTTACAGGGATGGCCAATTCACCGGCCTCAGGGGATTTCTCATCGATGTCACGGAAAAAAAGAACCTGGAAGAGCAACTCTGGAGGTCCCAGAAGCTGGAGGCCGTCGGGACCCTCGCCGGCGGCATCGCCCACGACTTCAACAATCTGCTCATGGGCATCCTCGGGAACATCACCCTCATGCTCATGAACCTGTCCGCATCGCATCCTTTCCACGACCGGCTCAAGAACATGGAAGCCTACGTGCAGCGCGGATCGGACCTGACCCGGCAACTATTAGGGTTTGCCCGGGGCGGTAAGTATGAGGTGAAATGCACGGACCTCGGGACGTTCCTGTTGAATAGCGCCCAGATGTTCGGCCGAACCAAAAAAGAGATCCGCATCCATCACAAAGTGGATGACCATCTCTGGCCTGCAGAAGTGGACCGGGGGCAGATGGAGCAGGTGATGCTCAACCTGTTCGTCAATGCCTGGCAGGCCATGCCCGGCGGCGGCGATATGTATCTCTCCGTGGAGAATGTCGTGCTGCGCCAGGATGAGGTCAGTCCCTACGACCTCAACCCCGGGCCATTTGTCAAAATCACGGTGACCGACACGGGCGTGGGGATGGACGAGGCCACCAAGGCACGCATCTTCGAACCGTTCTTCTCCACCAAGCAGCGCGGCCGCGGCACGGGTCTGGGTTTGGCATCGGTATACGGTATCATCAAGAACCATGGGGGATTCATTTTAGTGGAGAGCGAAAAGGGGGTCGGTACCTCATTCATGGTCTACCTGCCCGCGTCCACAAAAAGTGTCGAACAGGAGCGGCCGGCCGCCGAACAGATTGAAAAGGGAATGGAAACGATACTGCTCATCGACGATGAAGAGATGATCCTGGACATCGGCACCCAAATGCTCGAAGGGCTCGGGTACAAGGTGATCACAGCCACCGGTGGCAAACAAGGGCTCGAGGTTTTCGATCGCAACGAAGGGGCCGTCGATCTCGTGATCCTGGACATGATCATGCCCGATTTGGGAGGCCGCGACACCTTCAGCGCCCTTCGTTCCCGCGCGTCGAATGTCAAGGTGCTGCTTTCGAGCGGGTACAGCCTCGACGGACAGGCCGAGGAGATTCTGGCGCAAGGCTGCAAGGGCTTCATCCAGAAGCCCTTCACCATCAGCGAGCTTTCGAAAAAGGTCAGGGAGATACTCGAAGAAAATTGA
- a CDS encoding ADP-ribosylglycohydrolase family protein, whose protein sequence is MIGAIAGDIIGSVHEGHPIKTKAFPLFHPQCRFTDDTVLTVAIADAIVNRRSYQDAVRAFGRRYPHAGYGGSFIHWLFSSEPTPYNSWGNGAAMRVSPVGFAFTSEEEVLEQARQTAVISHNHPEGIKGAQAAALAVFLARAGHEKEDIRSQITRRFGYDLNRGVDDIRPGYAFDVSCQGSVPEAVIAFLDSTSFEDAIRNAVSLGGDSDTQACIAGGIAEAFYGGVPGEIRAAVDAHLTPDLREVVDAFHRKFKT, encoded by the coding sequence ATGATCGGCGCGATTGCCGGAGACATCATCGGATCGGTCCATGAAGGGCATCCGATCAAGACCAAGGCGTTTCCACTCTTTCATCCGCAGTGCCGTTTTACCGACGATACGGTGCTCACGGTCGCCATCGCCGACGCCATCGTCAATCGACGATCCTACCAGGATGCGGTGAGAGCGTTCGGTCGGCGCTATCCCCATGCCGGCTATGGGGGTTCTTTTATCCATTGGCTTTTTTCCTCCGAACCCACCCCGTACAACAGCTGGGGAAACGGCGCCGCCATGCGGGTCAGTCCGGTCGGGTTCGCCTTTACTTCCGAAGAAGAGGTACTCGAGCAGGCGAGGCAGACGGCGGTCATCTCGCACAATCATCCGGAAGGTATCAAGGGGGCCCAGGCCGCTGCCCTGGCGGTTTTCCTGGCGAGAGCCGGCCATGAAAAGGAGGATATCCGATCGCAGATCACCCGCCGGTTCGGTTATGATTTGAACAGGGGCGTGGATGATATTCGGCCCGGCTATGCATTCGACGTCTCCTGCCAGGGAAGCGTGCCCGAGGCCGTCATCGCATTTCTCGATTCGACCTCCTTTGAGGATGCCATTCGAAATGCCGTATCGCTGGGCGGCGACAGCGACACCCAGGCATGCATCGCCGGGGGGATCGCCGAAGCCTTCTACGGTGGGGTGCCCGGGGAGATCCGGGCGGCGGTGGACGCACATCTCACGCCGGATCTGAGAGAAGTAGTCGATGCATTTCACCGCAAATTCAAAACCTGA
- a CDS encoding NifB/NifX family molybdenum-iron cluster-binding protein — protein MNNVLIAVPSENPGGLEAGLGAHFGHCDLYTLVSVEGGAIGDVTVIPNMPHQQGGCMAPVQYLASKGVHRLIAGGMGLRPLMGFNQVGIEVYHGGNARTVGEAVQAAIEGRLPQFSQEHTCGGGGGR, from the coding sequence ATGAATAATGTTTTAATTGCTGTCCCTTCGGAAAACCCGGGCGGGTTGGAAGCCGGCCTGGGCGCCCATTTCGGGCATTGTGATCTCTATACCCTCGTCAGCGTGGAGGGGGGCGCCATCGGTGATGTAACGGTGATTCCCAACATGCCGCATCAACAGGGCGGATGCATGGCGCCGGTGCAGTACCTGGCCAGCAAGGGCGTCCATCGTCTGATCGCCGGCGGCATGGGATTGCGGCCGTTGATGGGATTCAACCAGGTGGGTATCGAGGTCTATCACGGCGGAAACGCCAGGACGGTCGGCGAGGCGGTGCAGGCTGCCATCGAAGGGCGCCTGCCCCAGTTCAGCCAGGAGCATACATGCGGCGGCGGAGGCGGTCGTTAG
- the prxU gene encoding thioredoxin-dependent peroxiredoxin (Most members of this family contain a selenocysteine.) has protein sequence MEEVEVGCARPTGGPVGETVAEPKEVVHQTQKEVTPMIKVGKKAPDFTAPAYHQGKFGAVKLSEYLGKWVILCFYPGDFTFVUATEISAVAEKYPEFQKLGVEILSMSIDSVFVHKMWNDNELSKMVNGGVPFPMLSDAGGRVGKVFGVYDEDAGVETRGRFIIDPEGVVQGFEVLTPPVGRNIMESIRQVQAFQLVRNSKGKEATPSGWKPGKVTLKPGPDLVGKVWEVWKTEMAFD, from the coding sequence ATGGAAGAGGTGGAGGTTGGCTGTGCCAGGCCCACTGGCGGACCGGTCGGAGAGACGGTAGCAGAGCCGAAGGAAGTTGTTCATCAAACGCAAAAGGAGGTGACCCCCATGATAAAAGTTGGTAAAAAAGCTCCGGATTTTACTGCTCCGGCCTATCATCAAGGAAAATTTGGCGCGGTTAAACTGTCCGAGTATTTGGGCAAGTGGGTCATTCTCTGTTTCTATCCGGGCGATTTCACCTTCGTCTGAGCGACCGAAATTTCGGCAGTTGCCGAAAAGTATCCCGAATTTCAGAAACTCGGCGTTGAGATTCTCTCCATGAGCATCGACAGCGTGTTCGTCCACAAAATGTGGAACGACAATGAACTGTCCAAGATGGTGAACGGCGGGGTGCCGTTCCCCATGCTCTCCGATGCCGGCGGACGGGTCGGCAAGGTGTTCGGCGTATACGACGAAGACGCCGGCGTGGAAACCCGCGGCCGGTTCATCATCGATCCCGAGGGCGTGGTGCAGGGTTTCGAGGTGCTGACACCGCCGGTGGGACGCAATATCATGGAATCCATCCGACAGGTGCAGGCTTTCCAGTTGGTGAGAAACAGCAAGGGCAAGGAAGCCACTCCATCCGGCTGGAAACCGGGCAAAGTGACCTTGAAACCCGGGCCCGATCTGGTCGGCAAGGTGTGGGAGGTGTGGAAAACCGAGATGGCATTCGATTGA
- a CDS encoding PAS domain-containing protein gives MPITCLAATACLDVGARRIHNKGGAAKRMNTGPTREDLLERVAKLEDEIRRLKNASGEHEEKHRQVLQSIEEGYYELDLKGNIISFNQAAGSLLGYPAQELVGMNYRSYTTADMAHQMKEVFHQIYETGQPGRVVNYDVIHKDGSVRIHEMSAGLMRDDAGRPAGFHVIVHDVTARKAAENLLKASEERYRTIFENTGNATILIAADTTILLANSKFESLTGYTKAEMEGRMSWTTLIQAEDRERMKRYHFERRTQAGLSPNCYEFRLIDRRGEIREIYLTVALIPGSGESIASCMDITDRKRAEEALRQSEERYRTILETMDEAYFECDLHGNYTYANEAQCKVMGYPREKLLGMNHRECTSSETARRAYEIFNEIYRTGRQQTIADYEIIRKDGKKIIAELSASLVRGPSGEPIGFRGLGRDVPKKIAAEKALKENERKYRLLAENLRDVIWILDADLKYVYVSPSVMELRGYSPEEAMQQTMDQVLTPDSYRKAMALFASEKMQVPRRQAQGKDWTMNLDLEMIRRDGATVWTEVTLSILYDDGGRPEGLLGITHDISDRKKAEEALRKSEERYRTIFEHTATANIIVAEDTTILLANSNFEKVTGYSREEVEKQDELDRLRGGGRPGTHETAPPAAPDRSRFGAKCLRIQGKDPHGRGARLFHECGHDP, from the coding sequence ATGCCGATAACCTGTCTGGCGGCAACGGCATGCCTCGATGTCGGCGCCAGGAGAATCCATAACAAAGGGGGAGCGGCAAAGCGGATGAACACCGGTCCGACCAGGGAAGACCTATTAGAAAGAGTAGCGAAACTCGAAGACGAGATCCGGCGCCTCAAAAACGCATCGGGTGAACACGAAGAGAAACACCGCCAGGTGCTGCAGAGTATCGAGGAGGGCTACTATGAGCTCGATCTGAAAGGAAACATCATTTCCTTCAATCAGGCAGCCGGTTCCCTCTTAGGCTACCCGGCCCAAGAGCTCGTGGGAATGAATTACCGCAGCTACACCACGGCGGACATGGCCCATCAAATGAAAGAGGTGTTTCACCAGATTTACGAAACCGGTCAACCCGGCCGGGTGGTCAACTACGATGTGATCCATAAAGACGGTTCTGTCAGAATCCACGAAATGTCCGCGGGTCTCATGCGCGACGACGCCGGCAGGCCTGCCGGGTTCCATGTCATCGTCCATGACGTGACCGCACGCAAGGCAGCCGAAAACCTTTTAAAAGCGAGTGAAGAACGCTATCGCACCATTTTCGAGAACACCGGCAATGCCACGATTCTCATTGCTGCGGACACCACCATCCTCCTGGCCAATTCCAAATTCGAGAGCCTGACCGGATACACCAAAGCGGAAATGGAAGGCCGGATGAGCTGGACCACGCTCATCCAAGCGGAAGACCGTGAACGGATGAAACGCTACCATTTCGAAAGAAGAACGCAAGCCGGCTTGTCCCCCAACTGCTACGAGTTCCGCCTGATCGACCGCAGAGGGGAGATCAGGGAGATCTACCTCACCGTGGCCCTGATACCGGGCAGCGGGGAGAGTATCGCCTCGTGCATGGATATCACCGACCGCAAGCGTGCCGAAGAGGCCCTGCGCCAAAGCGAGGAGCGCTACCGCACGATCCTGGAAACCATGGACGAGGCCTACTTCGAGTGTGACCTGCATGGCAACTACACCTATGCCAATGAGGCCCAGTGCAAGGTGATGGGCTATCCCAGGGAAAAACTTCTCGGCATGAACCATCGGGAGTGCACCTCCTCTGAAACCGCCAGGCGCGCGTACGAGATTTTTAACGAAATCTACCGAACCGGCCGGCAACAGACCATTGCCGATTACGAAATCATCAGAAAGGATGGGAAAAAGATCATCGCCGAACTCTCGGCATCGCTCGTGCGCGGCCCCTCTGGAGAACCCATCGGGTTCAGGGGGTTGGGTCGCGATGTGCCGAAAAAAATTGCGGCGGAGAAGGCGCTGAAGGAGAATGAAAGAAAGTACCGTTTGCTTGCCGAGAACCTCCGGGACGTCATCTGGATTTTGGACGCCGATCTGAAATATGTCTATGTGAGTCCTTCGGTGATGGAACTCAGGGGATATTCGCCCGAGGAGGCCATGCAGCAGACGATGGATCAGGTCCTTACTCCCGACTCCTACCGCAAGGCCATGGCCCTTTTCGCCAGCGAAAAGATGCAGGTCCCCAGGCGTCAGGCCCAGGGTAAAGATTGGACCATGAATCTCGACTTGGAGATGATCCGCAGGGACGGCGCCACGGTATGGACCGAAGTCACCCTGAGCATTCTTTACGATGACGGCGGCCGACCCGAAGGCCTGTTGGGCATCACCCATGACATCAGCGATCGAAAAAAGGCCGAAGAGGCCCTGAGGAAGAGCGAAGAGCGCTACCGCACCATTTTCGAACACACGGCCACGGCCAATATCATCGTGGCCGAAGACACCACCATTTTGCTGGCCAACTCCAACTTTGAAAAGGTCACCGGCTATTCCCGTGAAGAGGTGGAAAAACAAGATGAGCTGGACCGCCTTCGTGGTGGAGGAAGACCTGGAACTCATGAAACAGCACCACCTGCAGCGCCGGATCGATCCCGGTTCGGCGCCAAATGCCTACGAATTCAAGGCAAGGACCCGCACGGGCGAGGCGCGCGACTTTTTCATGAGTGTGGCCATGATCCCTGA
- a CDS encoding DUF134 domain-containing protein — MPRPRKCRNVNTTPEVTYFKPRGVPLRELAEVYLPLDGFEAIRLADLEGLNHEAAAQQMHVSRQTFGRILASAHQTVAKALVGGMALRIHGGDYRLAESASEEAATEDLTESLFDNPNNNPDDQHEPRTCAFGEPVGAECHAQKDQQKQHQEHQFVQKENMSMKRIAVTSEGPTLDDRVDPRFGRAAGFVIVNPETMEFEYLDNGASQARAQGAGIQAAENVVSTGVEAVLTGYVGPKAFQALAATGIRVAQNLENMSVREAVELYLKGDVTWSNADQARGLGK, encoded by the coding sequence ATGCCGCGACCTAGAAAATGTCGGAATGTCAACACAACCCCTGAGGTGACCTATTTCAAGCCCCGGGGAGTGCCGTTGCGTGAACTGGCGGAAGTCTATTTGCCATTGGACGGCTTCGAAGCCATCCGCCTGGCCGATCTGGAAGGGTTGAACCACGAGGCGGCCGCCCAGCAGATGCATGTCTCCCGCCAGACCTTTGGCCGAATCCTGGCGTCGGCTCACCAGACGGTCGCCAAGGCTCTAGTCGGCGGAATGGCATTACGTATTCACGGGGGGGATTATCGTTTGGCGGAATCGGCTTCCGAAGAAGCCGCCACCGAGGATCTCACCGAAAGTCTATTCGATAACCCGAACAACAACCCGGATGATCAGCACGAGCCCCGGACCTGCGCATTTGGAGAACCTGTGGGTGCTGAGTGTCATGCCCAAAAGGATCAACAGAAGCAGCACCAGGAGCACCAATTCGTTCAAAAGGAGAATATGTCCATGAAAAGAATCGCAGTCACCAGTGAAGGACCGACCCTGGACGATCGCGTCGATCCACGATTCGGCCGCGCGGCCGGTTTCGTTATCGTCAATCCGGAAACCATGGAGTTCGAGTATCTGGACAATGGCGCCAGCCAGGCCAGAGCCCAGGGGGCAGGGATTCAAGCTGCCGAGAACGTCGTATCCACCGGCGTCGAAGCCGTGCTGACCGGTTATGTCGGCCCCAAGGCCTTTCAGGCGCTTGCGGCCACGGGTATCCGCGTTGCCCAGAATCTCGAAAATATGAGTGTGCGCGAGGCTGTGGAACTTTATCTTAAGGGCGACGTCACGTGGTCCAACGCCGACCAAGCCAGAGGATTGGGAAAATGA